AATAAGCACAATAGTCTTTTGGATTACTGAGTTATTACCGCAAAACCCACACGCAGGTTTCTCTCCATGTCTAACTAACCAATTGACGGGGTATCTTGATGGAAAATAACCGttcaatgagattgaggagaaTGCTGAAAAATTCAGCAGCAACTTTATTGACAGCTGAGTATGAGTTGTATAGAAAATGGAATAATTAGTAACATCTTGATTGCAAATCAATAACACCTTGTAGAAATGAGCTTGATGTTCTCCATGTACCATAGGACATCAGATTTTTATCGATATAAGCTATATTTAACCTAAAAAAGGTGCCATGCATGACTTCTTTTGTATTATATTGTTTATATTTGTTTGTTGACTTGTTCTGTATATAATAAATAACGGTGCATCTttttgtcaccaaagtggtgaagtgagaagttgtaaccttctttttgATCGCCCGTTGTCTTAtcctcaaaagttctttaaatcaggggtaaaaaagggtttcaaaataatttgaaattgacTTATCATTATGCCATTCTCAAAAACTGTCATTCTCTTACAAGTTTTTCGAGTACCCATGTAAAATGACAGGAGTTACCCTCGATGAAAAAAGaagtgtgttatactaaaagggcaaaaaagtaaggttacaacttaTTTTTCACCAACTTTAGTTACAAAAAGAATTTCCCTAAATTAATAGTGTATCTCTACCATTAAAAGAATATACATATTTCAGTCTGTTCAGTTTGAATGGCTATCACTCTGATGCCTTTACTGATcgcttggtttttttttttttcaacactCTTTCTCACTTAAATGTTTTCTGATGTCATAGTCATAATCAAATCAACCACTGAGTGAGGTTGGTTTCCACCACCCCGGGGGGACTAGGTTGATACTTGATACAGGAAAAATGATGCAGAGTTTCATTCCTAGATATCAACATATAATTCATGAACTAGTGAGAAAggagggaaaaaaggaaaaaggctTTAAATTCAAAACATATCACAGAACAGTAGTCATCTACAACAGAAGATAATTTCCTTCGAAATGCAATACATCACTAGTCACTGGTACTAAGTACAAAAAGCCATCCAAAAACATTGGCTACCTATACAAATTGGAGTATGGGGGGAGGATCTCACCTCAAACAAATGATCCAAGAAAAAATGTGATAAAGAGCCTGCAGACACTAAAAGCAGACATTGCCTTCTACTGAGTGATACCTGCAGCAAGTAACAatccaaaaggaagaaaaaaatgttaattCAGAAGTGATTCCATGAAGAAAACTACAAAATCAGATTTAGCTTCAAAAAACAATTCAAGGATGCTGCAGGTGCACCTGCTTATAAGAAGCAAGATAGTTCCACAAGCTCCTATGCCCCCACATAATGCAATGAGCATGCCCCTCACTCCAAATATCTCAAAGAGCCAATTCCATCAACTTCAATGAACCCAGACGCAAACAACCGCTTGGCCGGTTGGTTGGTGGCTTGCCGGTTGGAGTGCATGCCCCCcaagaggtcaagggatcgacaTTCATGGTTTGCGtattgtgccaaaaaaaggcaccccctctccccccttgGTAGTTGTAGGTTTCTGTTGGTTTGTCTTAGCCTCCCCTTTGTAGCTTAGATTAggatagacccaaaaaaaaaaaaaaaaaaaacagaacccaGACATCCCATACTAGACAAATGCACTGACCCCAGAATCAAATTGATCTGACCAGCCTTCGTTCATATTCTCGAAAGATGAGAAAACTATGATTATCCAAATGCAGAAACTACTGAACCCATCCAAATTCCAACCCAACCCATTAAGTTCGGATAAATAAGCCCAATTTGTACTTCTAAAAGTATGGAAATTGAAAAAACTCCAACCAGAAATTCATAGAACATATGGACAAACGTCATCGACTAGCCACAAAACCAAGAGACCAAAATTTGATCGAACATTCAGGAATTCAAGACCCCAAATTAAGTGTTACCGAATTTAAAATTGAAGATCATgatgtaaaaaaaaagaaaagggatggggggaggggagggtggGAAGAGAAAAATAGACTGAGAAAGGAGGTCGTAGGTTTCTTATTTCTACGGAAACTCACCCCAGAAACAGAATCGAGAACCCCTTTTTGGAGTAAGATTCTGGAAAGCCAACTGTAAAAGAGAGACAAGGGAAGACCGAGGAGTAGGACGTAGTAGAAAGGATGGTGAATCGTATCCATGATTAGAGAACCGAAGCTCCTGCCGACGCCGAGAGTGGAAGTGAGCCACTCAGAGAAGGAGCCGAGGTCTGGACCCAGGAAGGCGTTGATAGCGTAAACGAGGCAGTGATGAGGGCTGAACCTTCCATGGGAAACGCTCATGAGACCCACCCCTGATCCCAGAGTATACATCATATGAGGACCAGGGCCTGGCATTGCTGGGCATAAACTTCCTGTTCAGGTCGAACGCCCACCTCTGCTCTCCCTTCTGCAACAACTTCGCCAGTTGACTAGCTGAGGTAGAGTCCAAGACGTTAGGGTTATGAGGTCGTTTTATGTTTTTGGCCATGTTTAGCAGGTTGAGCTTCGTTCAGGTGGATTCCATTAACCTGTGAAGTGGACCCTAGTTTTCGTATAGACTCAACCCTAGCCAAACAGCCGGTATAAGAATCGACCCCGATTGATTCCAATCTGGATTGGCTGGATCTGATCCGATTTTTTAATCCATGTTCTCTGATATTCATCCAAGATAGAAGCACAATGACAGCCGTCAGTGAAGGAATTCCTCATTGGGATCCAGTTCCACTCAAGGGAGCTCAACACCAAGGGATTACCTAGGGGCATgcaagggttgggctgtgccgcacacatctcaatGTGCTGCACTCTTTGGAGAGTATGTGTGCAGTACAGTTCAACGGCTGGATGCCCCCTAGATGTGTTGGGCTCCCTGAAGAGTAGCTTAATCCTCCTCATCATGGCCGGAGGAAAATTGGACCATTGTTAAATGACCCATGCATTGTGGCAAAAATTCTATTGCACAATAGCTTGTGCCACATGGAAAGATAATGTGGCAAAGGTTAACATTTGTTATCTAGCTCTCAATTACTTGCTCCTCAATTTAGGGGTATCAATCGATCGATTTGGACTGATATTGATTCGATTTCAGTGTGAGAATAAATGAGTCTAAAACATGATCTAATAAGGATACACtggttttagttcagttttggtttagTTACCATTTTTTATCGGTTTGTTTTTTCGTTTTACTATTCATTTCTTGTCGGATTATATCATATTTGGTCCGGTTTTTTAACTTCAATTCTGTGTCTTGTCAGTTTCAGTACGGTCTGGATTGGTTTTATTGTCGCAAAACCTCAGTCCGAAACATGATCCCATAACGAGCTatgttttgacacccttactcccCATATGCATGTAGTAATAtagtcattaaaaaaaaattgagtacACCATTGGTGTATGTAAACTGATCCTACATTACATTACACAAAAGGGAAGAGCAAGAAGTGAGGTGTCTTTCTTCGCAAATCAAGAGCAAAACAGCCAATCCCAAAACCCCGTGGAACTCTGATAATGTGCGAGGTACCAACCAACTGTGTTAGCAGTTTGCCTTCAAGGGTACAACaattacaagaagaagaagggccgCAACCCAAAACACCGTGAAAGGGTCCTAATCATGACTAGAAAAACGAGTTCTCTGAGAAGAAAGATGCCTAGTTTTACTTGGAGATGTAGAAACCATCACCTAAATCTTCAATCCAACCGATTCACATCTCCAGTGGTACAATTTAGCCAATATTTAGATCTGAAAACCTCCAAACCTTGGATAACCACCTTAATCTCAGCTTTGACAGAATCACTAACAGCTACTGGGCATGAGAATGCAAGCTGAATAACTCCATCTTCATCAAAAATGAAAACG
The nucleotide sequence above comes from Telopea speciosissima isolate NSW1024214 ecotype Mountain lineage chromosome 3, Tspe_v1, whole genome shotgun sequence. Encoded proteins:
- the LOC122654453 gene encoding uncharacterized protein LOC122654453 isoform X1, which codes for MPGPGPHMMYTLGSGVGLMSVSHGRFSPHHCLVYAINAFLGPDLGSFSEWLTSTLGVGRSFGSLIMDTIHHPFYYVLLLGLPLSLFYSWLSRILLQKGVLDSVSGVSLSRRQCLLLVSAGSLSHFFLDHLFEENGHSSMYSWILSTGWWKSRAPVNPDAVVVVGFLCSCLIGGFIYINRVKPVKSRAQSGQSIRLILVIAILYCLWCASQTYWRNPPQPAVGEEADLGVLVFLAIYFFVPHSLCVFSMNLRDYHDVTVQLPL